A portion of the Macaca mulatta isolate MMU2019108-1 chromosome 4, T2T-MMU8v2.0, whole genome shotgun sequence genome contains these proteins:
- the PGK2 gene encoding phosphoglycerate kinase 2: MSLSKKLTLDKLDVRGKRVIMRVDFNVPMKKNQITNNQRIKASIPSIKYCLDNGAKAVVLMSHLGRPDGVPMPDKYSLQPVAAELKSLLGKDVLFLKDCVGTEVENACANPAPGSVILLENLRFHVEEEGKGQDPSGKKIKAEPDKIEGFRASLSKLGDVYVNDAFGTAHRAHSSMVGVNLPHKASGFLMKKELDYFAKALENPVRPFLAILGGAKVADKIQLIKNMLDKVNEMIIGGGMAYTFLKVLNNMEIGASLFDEEGAKIVKDIMTKAQKNGVRITFPVDFVTADKFDENAQVGKATVASGIPPGWMGLDCGPESNKNHAQVVAQARLIVWNGPLGVFEWDAFAKGTKALMDEIVKATSKGCITIIGGGDTATCCAKWNTEDKVSHVSTGGGASLELLEGKILPGVEALSNM, encoded by the coding sequence ATGTCTCTTTCTAAGAAGTTGACTTTAGACAAACTGGATGTTAGAGGGAAGCGAGTAATCATGAGAGTAGACTTCAATGTTCCCATGAAGAAGAACCAGATTACAAACAACCAGAGGATCAAGGCTTCCATCCCAAGCATCAAGTACTGCCTAGACAATGGAGCCAAGGCAGTAGTTCTTATGAGTCATCTAGGTCGGCCTGATGGTGTTCCCATGCCTGACAAATATTCCTTACAGCCTGTTGCTGCTGAGCTTAAATCCTTGCTGGGCAAGGATGTTCTGTTCCTGAAGGACTGTGTAGGCACAGAAGTGGAGAATGCCTGTGCCAACCCAGCTCCTGGTTCAGTCATCCTGCTGGAGAACTTGCGCTTTCAtgtggaggaagaagggaagggccAAGATCCTTCTGGAAAGAAGATTAAAGCTGAGCCAGATAAAATAGAAGGCTTCCGAGCATCGCTTTCTAAGCTAGGGGACGTCTATGTCAATGATGCTTTTGGCACTGCGCACCGGGCTCATAGTTCCATGGTGGGAGTGAATCTGCCCCATAAAGCATCTGGATTCTTGATGAAGAAGGAACTAGATTACTTTGCTAAAGCCTTGGAAAACCCAGTGAGACCCTTTCTGGCTATACTTGGTGGAGCCAAAGTGGCAGACAAGATCCAACTTATCAAAAATATGCTGGACAAAGTCAATGAGATGATTATTGGTGGTGGAATGGCTTACACCTTCCTTAAGGTACTCAACAACATGGAGATTGGTGCTTCTCTGTTTGATGAAGAGGGAGCCAAGATTGTCAAAGATATCATGACCAAAGCACAAAAGAATGGTGTAAGGATTACTTTTCCTGTTGACTTTGTTACTGCTGACAAGTTTGATGAGAATGCTCAGGTTGGAAAAGCCACTGTAGCATCTGGCATACCTCCCGGCTGGATGGGTTTGGACTGTGGTCCTGAGAGCAACAAGAATCATGCTCAAGTTGTGGCTCAAGCAAGGCTAATTGTTTGGAATGGGCCGTTAGGAGTATTTGAATGGGATGCCTTTGCTAAGGGAACCAAAGCCCTCATGGATGAAATTGTGAAAGCCACTTCCAAGGGCTGCATCACTATTATAGGGGGTGGAGACACTGCTACTTGCTGTGCCAAATGGAACACTGAGGATAAAGTCAGCCATGTCAGCACTGGAGGTGGTGCCAGTCTAGAGCTTCTGGAAGGTAAAATCCTTCCTGGCGTAGAGGCCCTCAGCAACATGTAG